A DNA window from Legionella sp. MW5194 contains the following coding sequences:
- a CDS encoding FAD-dependent monooxygenase, with amino-acid sequence MQVIYDGIVVGGGVVGLTAALAMAERGLDMAVIDAGSLTAGSPAPDVRVYAINQASESLLRELEVWELMAPSHLSPYQHMHVWDAANGASIDFDARMIAENKLGTIIEESVIKQALLLRLQEQGKVVFLPHQEIVKVNTDGPQVSVASSSMEWQSRLLLVADGANSATRQKLRVGLTSWPYHQHAVIATVKTEKPHQQTAYQVFNSDGPLAFLPLADSRHCSIVWSTSPARAQQLLDLDKDCFNQQLAKAFAHTLGAVTLRSERYQFPLIMRHAKHYTGKNWLLLGDAAHTIHPLAGLGLNIGLADVSAWLDCLASGRSLTSPRLLAAYQRNRRHAVWQSIALMDALKGLFANPLPPVRWLRGLGLSCCDRILLVKRLFIAHAAGKRLVS; translated from the coding sequence ATGCAAGTGATTTATGATGGAATCGTGGTGGGTGGCGGTGTTGTCGGCCTGACAGCAGCTTTGGCAATGGCCGAACGCGGTTTGGACATGGCGGTTATCGATGCGGGTTCATTGACAGCGGGCAGCCCCGCACCGGATGTTCGTGTCTATGCCATTAATCAGGCTTCGGAATCCCTGTTGCGCGAACTGGAGGTCTGGGAATTAATGGCACCGTCTCACCTTTCGCCTTACCAGCATATGCACGTGTGGGACGCCGCCAATGGCGCCAGCATTGATTTTGATGCCCGAATGATTGCAGAGAACAAACTCGGAACGATCATTGAGGAGTCCGTCATTAAGCAGGCGCTGTTGTTGCGTCTGCAGGAGCAGGGTAAAGTCGTGTTTCTGCCTCATCAGGAAATCGTTAAAGTCAATACCGATGGGCCGCAGGTTTCTGTAGCAAGTTCGAGCATGGAGTGGCAAAGCCGGTTATTGCTTGTTGCTGACGGTGCCAATTCCGCTACACGTCAAAAATTACGGGTAGGCTTAACCAGTTGGCCCTACCATCAGCATGCGGTAATCGCCACGGTAAAAACCGAAAAGCCGCACCAACAAACAGCGTATCAAGTGTTCAACAGTGATGGTCCGCTGGCGTTTTTGCCTTTGGCTGACAGCCGGCATTGCTCCATTGTCTGGTCTACGAGTCCTGCCCGGGCGCAACAATTGCTTGATCTCGATAAGGACTGTTTCAATCAGCAATTGGCCAAGGCGTTTGCCCATACACTGGGTGCTGTCACGTTACGCAGTGAGCGGTATCAATTTCCACTGATCATGCGTCATGCCAAACATTACACCGGTAAAAACTGGTTATTGTTAGGCGATGCCGCTCATACTATCCATCCCTTAGCGGGGCTGGGGTTAAATATCGGCCTTGCGGATGTCAGTGCCTGGCTTGATTGCTTAGCCAGCGGGCGCTCGCTTACCTCGCCCCGCCTGCTTGCCGCTTATCAGCGTAACCGTCGGCATGCGGTCTGGCAAAGCATTGCCTTGATGGATGCATTAAAAGGCTTGTTTGCCAACCCGTTGCCGCCTGTGCGGTGGCTCCGCGGCCTGGGACTCTCATGCTGCGATCGCATTCTACTGGTCAAAAGGTTGTTTATTGCTCATGCGGCGGGTAAACGTCTGGTCAGTTGA
- a CDS encoding TolC family protein, with protein MPGFTGATTAPAVNGTSLNRWGDKPGEEAIRLDEAEQRLALAIANPEYMLHHWVELPSAPDAKTRKTRHLTLREAILLALRYNPNIKNAELDRIIQRYQLRLAHNEFELQYALAGSAAVQRNRFEGIGQSTNKSFLLTPEVDLKTKLGTQLSLNLENNATAFNNNSPVLNFSVTQPLLRGFGKGVNEAALRDAIDSEWLNKINLQQAVSDQITQVISAYRALILSGNNLENQRRQLDEAQKTYAINEKKIKAGQLEPTANIQQSYQIESLSLLVEQAENDFKIAAQDLLQTIGLDPQLRLAVPSDVTVDKITIPDLKQSIEMALNHNAQFLAQKMLLRADKRAYDVAKNQQLWQLDVGANVQSGMVTDVDGNNGFKGIYNGRNTSESANITLTVPIHDVNRRSQLINAKVKLEKDRLNLIAMRRALITTITNTINNIQSQAKRYVLAEKQVKLAAQSYALEKKKQQAGIASALDVSNTQNQLIQAQAGLINAKIAYLNQLSDLQRVLGTTLDHWQIKLRYGE; from the coding sequence ATGCCCGGGTTTACAGGGGCCACTACGGCGCCCGCAGTGAACGGGACATCGCTTAATCGCTGGGGAGATAAACCCGGTGAGGAAGCCATTCGTCTTGATGAAGCGGAGCAGCGTCTGGCCCTGGCAATCGCTAACCCCGAATACATGCTCCATCATTGGGTGGAATTACCCTCGGCACCGGATGCCAAAACCAGAAAAACCCGGCATTTGACCCTGCGTGAAGCCATTCTTTTAGCGCTGCGCTACAATCCAAACATTAAAAACGCAGAACTCGATCGCATTATCCAGCGTTACCAATTGCGTCTGGCTCATAATGAATTTGAGTTGCAATATGCCCTGGCGGGTTCGGCAGCCGTACAACGCAACCGTTTTGAGGGCATTGGTCAAAGCACCAACAAGAGTTTTTTATTAACCCCCGAAGTGGACCTGAAGACCAAATTAGGCACGCAGTTGTCGCTAAACCTCGAGAACAATGCCACCGCATTTAACAACAACAGCCCAGTCCTTAATTTTTCAGTGACCCAACCCTTGCTCAGGGGATTTGGCAAAGGCGTGAACGAAGCCGCCTTACGGGATGCCATCGACAGTGAATGGTTGAATAAAATCAATTTGCAACAGGCGGTCAGCGATCAGATCACTCAGGTCATCAGTGCCTATCGCGCGTTGATATTAAGCGGCAATAACCTTGAAAATCAGCGCCGCCAACTGGATGAGGCCCAAAAAACCTATGCGATCAATGAAAAAAAAATCAAGGCCGGCCAGCTGGAACCCACCGCCAATATTCAACAATCCTATCAAATCGAATCCTTAAGTCTCCTGGTGGAGCAGGCGGAAAATGATTTTAAGATTGCCGCACAGGATCTGCTGCAAACCATTGGTCTGGATCCACAACTGCGCCTGGCTGTACCCAGTGATGTAACTGTGGATAAGATAACCATCCCAGATTTAAAACAATCCATTGAGATGGCCTTAAATCATAATGCCCAGTTCCTCGCTCAGAAGATGCTGTTGCGGGCAGATAAACGAGCTTATGACGTCGCCAAAAACCAACAGTTATGGCAGCTGGATGTAGGTGCCAACGTGCAGAGCGGCATGGTTACGGATGTTGATGGCAATAATGGTTTTAAGGGGATTTACAATGGCCGCAATACCAGTGAATCGGCCAATATTACCCTCACGGTTCCCATTCATGATGTGAATCGCCGCAGTCAATTGATTAATGCCAAGGTGAAGCTTGAAAAAGACAGACTTAATCTCATCGCCATGCGTCGGGCACTGATTACTACCATTACCAATACGATCAATAACATTCAAAGCCAGGCAAAACGCTATGTGCTGGCTGAAAAGCAGGTCAAACTGGCAGCGCAATCCTATGCGCTCGAAAAGAAAAAGCAGCAGGCAGGCATTGCCAGCGCCCTTGATGTGAGCAACACGCAAAATCAGCTTATTCAGGCGCAGGCAGGCCTTATCAATGCCAAAATTGCTTACCTTAATCAACTGTCCGATCTGCAGCGTGTCCTTGGTACCACGCTGGATCATTGGCAAATTAAACTCAGGTACGGGGAATGA
- a CDS encoding efflux RND transporter periplasmic adaptor subunit: MKISLKLLGLLLAALLLSACGKKEIKQEHTQRYVVKPEVLHKSLYFTGNIQPLHESTLSSPMDAVVETMRYHYGQLVDKEEVVVVLNSSELQKQYNETLTDYLKAKDSFSIAKAKFTGTQDLWDAGLLSKNNYLSEKSSLDTARVTLMQATRKLTEMLEKMDDQKEPNLSTLSISQFDKVRQALTTQHNRIHLKAPATGVLLYPPKSADEKSNRIAVGANVKAGQVIALVGDLSGISVEIDVPEIDIDKIHTGMEATITGVALGKQSLHGQLVAVNAQASLTSGGGLPSFNAIVEVKNLTPEQRRWIKVGMSANIQLSVDSDTSLMVPIAAVKQEKGASVVMVRTPKGELEKRVITTGAAEADKVIVNDGLQEGDVVEYG; this comes from the coding sequence ATGAAGATTAGTCTAAAATTACTGGGGCTTTTACTGGCCGCACTATTGCTTTCAGCCTGCGGCAAAAAAGAGATAAAGCAAGAGCATACACAGCGTTACGTGGTCAAACCCGAGGTCCTGCACAAGTCGCTGTACTTCACCGGCAATATTCAGCCGCTGCATGAAAGCACGTTAAGCAGCCCCATGGATGCGGTCGTTGAAACCATGCGCTATCACTATGGTCAACTGGTGGATAAAGAGGAGGTCGTTGTTGTCTTAAATTCCAGTGAATTGCAAAAACAGTACAATGAAACCTTGACCGATTACCTTAAAGCCAAAGACAGTTTCAGCATTGCCAAGGCTAAATTCACCGGTACCCAGGATCTCTGGGATGCAGGCCTGCTCTCAAAAAACAATTATTTGAGTGAAAAATCCAGCCTGGATACCGCACGGGTAACGTTAATGCAGGCGACGCGCAAATTGACCGAAATGCTTGAAAAAATGGATGATCAGAAGGAGCCGAACCTGTCGACTTTAAGCATCTCCCAATTTGATAAAGTGCGTCAGGCCTTGACCACCCAACACAACCGCATCCATCTCAAGGCGCCTGCGACAGGGGTTCTGCTTTACCCGCCAAAGTCCGCGGATGAAAAAAGCAACCGTATTGCTGTGGGCGCGAATGTCAAAGCCGGGCAAGTCATTGCCCTGGTGGGTGATTTAAGCGGCATCAGTGTGGAAATTGATGTGCCCGAAATTGATATTGATAAAATTCATACCGGCATGGAGGCAACCATTACCGGGGTCGCTTTGGGTAAGCAGAGTTTGCACGGCCAACTGGTGGCTGTTAATGCCCAGGCGTCACTAACCAGCGGCGGCGGTCTGCCTTCCTTTAATGCCATCGTCGAAGTGAAAAATTTAACGCCGGAACAACGCCGCTGGATCAAGGTGGGTATGAGCGCCAACATCCAGTTGAGTGTCGACAGCGACACCAGCCTGATGGTTCCCATTGCCGCCGTGAAACAGGAAAAAGGTGCCAGTGTGGTGATGGTTCGCACACCGAAGGGAGAACTTGAAAAACGCGTGATCACCACCGGTGCGGCCGAAGCAGACAAGGTGATTGTCAATGATGGATTGCAAGAGGGTGACGTCGTTGAATATGGCTAA
- a CDS encoding ABC transporter ATP-binding protein, which translates to MANQPLIDIRQLVKTYQIGDVVSQVLKRVSLSVEHGDLLAIVGASGSGKSTLMNIIGLLDKADEGEYWLNQRNIAGLNEDELAALRNLKIGFVFQQFNLLPRFTARQNVALPLIYRHVPAQEIEERVMAALAKVSMQDFAMHRPTQLSGGQQQRVAIARALVGEPQVILADEPTGALDSRTGTDVMNLFLNLHREGRTIIMVTHDEQVAAQCARRITLADGQIVSESRQ; encoded by the coding sequence ATGGCTAATCAACCATTAATTGACATTCGGCAACTGGTCAAAACCTATCAGATTGGCGATGTGGTCAGTCAGGTGCTCAAACGCGTTTCCCTGAGCGTGGAGCACGGCGATTTGTTGGCTATTGTCGGTGCTTCCGGTTCAGGAAAATCAACGTTGATGAATATCATTGGTTTACTGGACAAAGCCGATGAAGGCGAGTATTGGCTTAATCAGCGCAACATCGCCGGTCTCAATGAGGATGAGTTGGCGGCGCTGCGTAATCTGAAAATCGGTTTTGTTTTTCAGCAGTTTAATTTATTGCCGCGATTTACGGCACGCCAGAATGTCGCGCTGCCCCTGATTTACCGCCATGTCCCAGCGCAGGAGATCGAAGAGCGGGTGATGGCTGCCCTGGCAAAGGTATCCATGCAGGATTTTGCCATGCATCGTCCGACGCAATTATCCGGTGGCCAGCAGCAACGGGTGGCGATTGCCCGTGCCCTGGTGGGCGAGCCGCAGGTCATTCTCGCCGATGAGCCGACCGGCGCCCTCGATTCGCGTACCGGAACCGATGTCATGAATTTATTTTTAAATCTTCATCGCGAAGGACGCACTATCATTATGGTGACTCATGATGAGCAGGTGGCCGCACAATGCGCCCGGCGTATTACCCTGGCCGATGGGCAAATTGTTTCCGAGAGCCGCCAATGA
- a CDS encoding ABC transporter permease, with translation MSLLNHGQQALINLGAAKLRAFLAVLGILVGTAAVVALISCGQLATEKALAQFKALGTDLLAIAVYQKEQSKSHSETSEVPLPVWRQLPDRIPDILQIAPYATAYQPMSFAGQTLQGAIIGADESLKEIIHIDLTQGHFVSFVESFEHYCVIGDGIARQMRQVTQDDPIGKQLQIGRALYTIIGVAKPWQENGFFNEDINQAVIVPIAGMPLISKDSKVTNAVLLLKPESPIDEIIDDIKQVITAQSPKLQVFPRSAKQIIASMESQGQIFTLLLAVIGSISLLVGGIGVMNVMLVSVSERKKEIGIRKAVGAKNREIQALFLMESVMLSLLGGILGVILGLLFTRIMAYFSDWPFQFYWMPPFAGFLVSVATGVFFGFYPAKRAAKLEPIVSLRSD, from the coding sequence ATGAGCCTTCTCAATCACGGTCAACAAGCGTTAATTAATCTCGGTGCTGCCAAATTGCGTGCTTTTCTGGCCGTGTTGGGTATTTTAGTGGGCACCGCCGCTGTGGTTGCGTTAATCAGTTGCGGCCAGTTGGCCACGGAAAAAGCCTTAGCCCAGTTTAAAGCCCTGGGTACTGATTTGTTAGCCATTGCCGTTTATCAGAAAGAACAAAGCAAATCCCACAGCGAGACCAGCGAGGTTCCCTTGCCGGTTTGGCGGCAACTGCCTGATCGTATCCCGGATATCCTGCAGATTGCCCCCTATGCCACAGCGTATCAACCCATGAGCTTTGCTGGCCAGACCCTGCAGGGGGCGATCATCGGCGCGGATGAGTCCCTGAAAGAAATCATCCACATTGACTTGACACAAGGCCATTTTGTTTCCTTTGTCGAGTCGTTTGAACATTACTGCGTGATTGGCGATGGCATCGCCAGGCAAATGAGGCAAGTCACGCAGGATGATCCCATTGGCAAACAACTGCAGATTGGACGGGCGCTGTATACCATCATCGGCGTGGCCAAACCCTGGCAGGAAAATGGCTTTTTTAATGAAGACATCAATCAAGCCGTGATTGTACCGATAGCCGGCATGCCTTTAATCAGCAAAGACAGCAAAGTCACGAATGCCGTGTTATTGCTTAAACCCGAAAGCCCGATTGATGAGATCATTGATGACATCAAACAAGTCATTACCGCGCAATCGCCAAAATTGCAGGTGTTTCCGCGCAGTGCAAAACAAATCATTGCCAGCATGGAAAGCCAGGGGCAGATTTTTACGCTCCTGCTCGCCGTCATCGGCAGCATTTCGCTGTTGGTGGGCGGCATCGGCGTTATGAATGTGATGCTGGTTTCTGTCAGCGAACGCAAAAAGGAGATCGGGATACGTAAGGCGGTGGGAGCTAAAAACCGTGAGATTCAGGCGCTTTTTCTGATGGAATCGGTGATGCTGTCTTTACTGGGCGGGATTCTTGGCGTCATTCTGGGCCTGTTGTTCACCCGCATCATGGCTTATTTTAGCGACTGGCCCTTCCAGTTTTACTGGATGCCGCCTTTCGCCGGTTTTCTCGTTTCGGTGGCGACAGGTGTCTTTTTTGGCTTTTATCCCGCTAAACGGGCGGCGAAGCTTGAGCCTATTGTTTCATTGCGCAGTGATTAA
- a CDS encoding N-acetyltransferase — protein sequence MTARIQIHYENNPAPEDIQILGDGIVAYAKLKKDQPTITPFAFFLRDENGTICGGCHGSMYYGCLYIDLLWIDEDLRNKKWGTQLMQSAEELGKAQGCLFSTVNTMDWEALGFYQKLGYDIEYKRSGYLNHSTLYFLKKELSQPDCKRKGKDRGG from the coding sequence ATGACAGCACGTATTCAAATCCATTATGAGAACAATCCAGCGCCAGAGGACATCCAGATTTTGGGCGATGGCATCGTCGCTTACGCGAAATTAAAAAAAGACCAGCCAACGATTACCCCTTTCGCTTTTTTCTTGCGCGATGAAAACGGCACCATCTGCGGAGGCTGCCATGGCTCCATGTATTATGGCTGTTTATACATCGATCTTTTATGGATTGACGAAGACTTACGAAATAAAAAATGGGGAACCCAGCTCATGCAATCCGCGGAAGAATTGGGCAAAGCCCAGGGTTGTCTGTTCTCAACAGTCAATACCATGGATTGGGAAGCACTCGGTTTTTATCAGAAGCTGGGCTACGACATAGAATACAAACGTTCAGGTTATCTCAACCATTCGACCCTGTATTTCCTGAAAAAGGAGTTAAGTCAACCCGATTGTAAGCGCAAGGGAAAGGACCGTGGCGGGTAA
- the cydP gene encoding cytochrome oxidase putative small subunit CydP: MKALTRDISITLLVKFILLVLLWWVCFSHVEKPVRDARQWLLGSSVSDETQSMK; the protein is encoded by the coding sequence ATGAAAGCTCTGACACGCGACATATCCATTACACTGCTTGTTAAATTCATACTGCTTGTGCTGTTGTGGTGGGTGTGTTTCAGCCATGTTGAAAAACCGGTTAGGGATGCGCGGCAATGGTTACTGGGATCCTCTGTTTCTGATGAGACGCAGTCGATGAAATAA
- a CDS encoding cytochrome ubiquinol oxidase subunit I gives MIPGSDVVDLSRLQFALTALYHFLFVPLTLGLSLLLAIMETVYVMTGREIWRQMVKYWGILFGINFVLGVATGLTMEFQFGTNWSYYSHYVGDVFGAPLAIEGLMAFFLEATFVGLFFFGWDKLSKFQHMVCTWLLALGTNLSALWILIANGWMQNPVGAVFNFQTMRMEVSDFSEVIFNPVAQAKFVHTISAGYVTGAIFVLSISAYFLLRGRNVDFAKRSMTVAVSFGLASALSVVVLGDESGYLTNSNQKMKLAAIEAMWHNEKAPADLTVFGIPNEAMQRTDYEIKIPYVLGIIATRSFNEQLEGIEELIEQGKAKIRQGMLAYDALSRLQKNPADETAKTDFAMHGDALGYGLLLKKYTENVVDATEEQINQAAHDLKPSVMPLFFSFRIMAACGIFLILLFAVGFYLSVKRRLHTTRWYWHVALWSLPLPWIAAELGWVVAEYGRQPWAVQGILPTMMGTSSISAGQVLTSIGGFVLFYTILAIIEVFLMLKYIRLGPDNLLRGEH, from the coding sequence ATGATTCCTGGTAGTGATGTCGTTGATCTCTCCCGCCTGCAGTTTGCCCTGACTGCCCTTTATCATTTTCTCTTTGTTCCCCTGACCCTGGGTCTTTCCCTGTTGCTGGCCATTATGGAAACCGTCTACGTGATGACCGGACGCGAAATCTGGCGTCAAATGGTCAAATACTGGGGGATTTTGTTCGGCATCAATTTTGTGCTGGGGGTGGCGACTGGCTTGACCATGGAATTTCAATTTGGCACCAACTGGTCTTATTATTCGCACTATGTTGGCGACGTATTTGGTGCGCCGCTGGCCATTGAAGGCCTAATGGCCTTCTTTCTGGAAGCCACTTTTGTGGGACTCTTCTTCTTTGGCTGGGACAAGCTCAGCAAATTTCAACACATGGTCTGCACCTGGCTTCTGGCCTTGGGCACCAACCTGTCGGCCCTGTGGATCCTGATTGCCAATGGCTGGATGCAAAACCCGGTCGGCGCTGTTTTTAATTTTCAAACCATGCGCATGGAAGTCAGTGATTTCAGCGAGGTCATCTTCAACCCGGTGGCCCAGGCCAAATTTGTTCACACCATCAGCGCCGGTTACGTGACCGGGGCGATTTTCGTCCTGTCAATCAGCGCCTATTTCCTTTTGCGCGGGCGCAATGTCGATTTTGCCAAACGGTCCATGACGGTGGCGGTGTCGTTTGGCCTGGCGTCTGCACTGTCAGTGGTGGTTTTAGGGGATGAAAGCGGTTATCTCACCAACAGTAACCAGAAGATGAAGCTGGCTGCCATTGAAGCCATGTGGCACAACGAAAAAGCGCCTGCGGATTTGACGGTATTCGGCATACCGAATGAAGCCATGCAACGCACCGATTATGAAATAAAAATTCCTTACGTTCTTGGCATCATTGCCACCCGTTCATTCAATGAGCAACTGGAAGGCATTGAAGAATTAATTGAGCAGGGGAAAGCAAAAATTCGTCAAGGCATGTTGGCGTATGACGCGTTGTCGCGTTTGCAGAAAAATCCTGCCGATGAAACCGCCAAGACCGATTTTGCCATGCACGGCGACGCATTGGGCTATGGCCTTTTATTGAAAAAATACACCGAGAATGTGGTGGATGCGACAGAGGAACAAATCAACCAGGCGGCCCATGATCTCAAGCCCAGCGTCATGCCCCTGTTTTTCTCTTTCCGCATCATGGCGGCTTGTGGCATTTTTCTGATTCTGTTATTCGCCGTGGGGTTTTATTTGTCCGTCAAACGCCGCCTTCATACCACCCGCTGGTATTGGCATGTGGCGTTGTGGTCTTTACCGTTACCCTGGATTGCCGCGGAGTTAGGTTGGGTTGTGGCGGAATATGGCCGGCAACCCTGGGCGGTACAAGGCATTCTGCCCACGATGATGGGGACTTCGTCGATCAGTGCGGGTCAGGTTTTAACGTCAATCGGCGGTTTCGTGCTCTTTTATACCATTCTCGCCATTATCGAAGTCTTTCTGATGCTTAAATACATCCGTCTTGGTCCCGATAATCTTCTACGAGGAGAACATTGA
- the cydB gene encoding cytochrome d ubiquinol oxidase subunit II, with product MPLDYETLRVIWWMLLGVLLIGFAVMDGFDLGVAMWLPWLAKTDMERRVLINSIAPTWEGNQVWFILGGGAIFAAWPALYALSFSGFYLAMLLVLLALILRPVGFKYRSKLSSPVWRSTWDKALFVGGVVPALIFGVAVGNVLQGVPFHYDESLRPFYTGSFFALLNPFALLCGLLSVSMLAMHGAFFLNVKTTGLLQERARKAARVSALLTVVLFVVGGIALYSGIDGYVLTSPVVHDGPSNPFYKTVIKAPAAWFDNYGNYPLLLAVPLLGIAGAIMALVLAARRVAAFVFSALSVVGIIATVGISMFPFILPSITNPAQSLTVWDSSSSHLTLFIMLVATVVFMPVILLYTAWVYRVLRGKVTEETVIQNRETAY from the coding sequence ATGCCTTTGGATTACGAAACGCTGCGTGTGATCTGGTGGATGCTGCTCGGTGTCCTGCTCATCGGCTTTGCCGTTATGGATGGTTTTGACCTCGGTGTTGCCATGTGGCTGCCCTGGTTGGCTAAAACCGACATGGAAAGACGGGTACTGATTAACAGCATTGCGCCCACCTGGGAGGGCAATCAAGTCTGGTTTATCCTTGGGGGCGGGGCGATTTTTGCCGCCTGGCCGGCGCTGTATGCCCTGTCATTTTCCGGATTTTATCTGGCCATGCTGCTGGTCCTGCTGGCGCTGATTTTACGTCCGGTCGGGTTTAAATACCGTTCGAAATTGAGCAGTCCGGTCTGGCGTAGCACCTGGGACAAGGCATTGTTTGTCGGGGGTGTCGTGCCGGCCTTAATTTTCGGGGTGGCTGTCGGCAATGTGTTGCAGGGTGTCCCCTTTCACTACGATGAGAGCTTAAGGCCCTTTTACACGGGGAGCTTTTTTGCCCTGTTAAATCCCTTCGCCCTGTTGTGCGGCTTGCTGTCAGTCAGCATGCTGGCCATGCACGGCGCTTTCTTTTTAAATGTAAAGACGACAGGCCTTTTGCAGGAGCGCGCCCGCAAAGCGGCGAGAGTCAGTGCGTTACTGACGGTCGTACTCTTTGTTGTTGGTGGTATTGCTCTCTACAGTGGGATTGATGGTTATGTGTTAACCAGTCCGGTTGTTCACGACGGTCCTTCTAACCCGTTTTATAAAACCGTGATCAAGGCCCCGGCCGCCTGGTTTGACAATTACGGTAATTACCCGCTCTTGCTGGCTGTGCCCTTGTTAGGGATTGCAGGGGCAATCATGGCGTTGGTGCTGGCTGCCCGCCGCGTCGCCGCTTTTGTATTCAGCGCCCTGTCTGTAGTCGGGATTATTGCGACGGTAGGCATTAGCATGTTTCCATTTATTCTGCCGTCCATCACCAATCCGGCGCAGAGTCTGACCGTCTGGGACAGCTCGTCAAGCCATTTAACCCTCTTCATCATGCTGGTGGCCACCGTTGTCTTTATGCCGGTTATCCTGCTTTACACAGCCTGGGTTTATCGCGTGCTGCGCGGCAAGGTCACGGAAGAAACGGTAATTCAGAATCGTGAAACAGCTTATTAG
- the cydX gene encoding cytochrome bd-I oxidase subunit CydX: MWYFSWILGTAMACIFAIMNAVWLELRDDGLSATQANGRQPLP; this comes from the coding sequence ATGTGGTATTTTTCCTGGATTTTAGGCACGGCCATGGCTTGTATTTTTGCCATCATGAACGCCGTATGGCTGGAATTGCGAGACGATGGATTAAGCGCGACACAAGCCAACGGACGCCAACCCCTGCCGTAA
- the egtD gene encoding L-histidine N(alpha)-methyltransferase, which produces MSQYIKLIDEASDEKQQLREDIRLGLSQTEKQIQSKYYYDEAGSELFNQITRHPDYYLTGCELEILRRYKDDISTRVGSDTFNLIDLGPGEGIKTGLLIEQFINDNRAFTYVPIDISQKFLDHVIDRVSAQFAGIETIALNSDYLVGMEWLMNNSSQRNVVLFLGSSIGNFDLQSTAFFLDTLRTFLRSGDYVLIGFDLRKDIDILMKAYNDSDGLTREFNLNLLKRINHDLHGHFNVDAFYHYGTYNVHTGAMESYLLSLEEQTVEIDDLNTAFTFRKFEPIHVETSYKYLRSQVEKLAADAGFRIVKNYTDHRGYFINSLWQAD; this is translated from the coding sequence ATGAGCCAATACATTAAGCTTATTGATGAAGCAAGCGATGAAAAGCAGCAGCTACGGGAGGACATCCGTCTCGGCTTGTCGCAAACCGAAAAACAAATACAATCGAAATATTATTATGACGAGGCAGGTTCCGAGTTGTTTAACCAGATCACCCGTCATCCCGATTATTATTTAACCGGGTGTGAGCTGGAAATCCTGCGTCGCTACAAGGACGACATTTCCACACGGGTAGGCAGCGACACATTCAATCTGATTGACCTTGGTCCGGGGGAAGGCATCAAGACCGGGCTTTTAATTGAGCAGTTCATCAACGACAACCGCGCCTTTACTTACGTGCCCATTGATATATCGCAAAAATTCCTCGATCATGTCATTGATCGGGTCAGCGCGCAATTTGCCGGTATTGAAACCATTGCCTTAAACTCTGATTACCTGGTGGGAATGGAGTGGCTGATGAACAATTCCAGCCAACGCAATGTGGTCTTGTTTCTTGGTTCAAGCATTGGCAATTTTGATCTGCAAAGCACCGCCTTTTTTCTGGATACCCTGCGCACTTTTTTGCGATCGGGAGACTATGTTCTTATCGGGTTCGATCTGCGCAAGGACATTGATATTCTTATGAAGGCCTACAATGACAGCGATGGGTTAACCCGTGAATTCAATCTCAATCTGTTAAAGCGCATTAACCATGATTTGCATGGCCATTTTAATGTCGATGCCTTCTATCATTATGGCACCTACAATGTGCATACCGGCGCGATGGAGAGTTATCTTTTGAGTCTTGAAGAACAAACCGTGGAAATTGATGATTTAAATACTGCGTTTACCTTCCGGAAATTTGAACCCATCCACGTGGAGACATCCTACAAATACCTTCGCTCGCAGGTTGAAAAACTAGCCGCCGATGCCGGATTCAGGATCGTGAAAAATTACACCGATCACCGGGGCTATTTTATCAACTCGCTCTGGCAAGCTGATTGA